One genomic window of Sodaliphilus pleomorphus includes the following:
- a CDS encoding ABC transporter ATP-binding protein has product MIEVKHLDKYFDNGTRQVLYDINATFYDGKVNLIIGQSGSGKTVLVKNLVGLFKPEHGEILYDGRDITKMSRAQLKETRKEIGMLFQGAALFDSETVIDNVKFPLMMFSSMSEKEQLERAQFCIDKVNLTGSEHKYPAELSGGMQKRAAIARAIALNPKYLFCDEPNSGLDPKTSIVIDQLLWDITHEFGITTIINTHDMNSVMGIGENIVFINHGHVGWVGNKDQIYDQDNDELNNFVFATDLFRDVRKYRRAHGYVKTKVEY; this is encoded by the coding sequence ATGATTGAAGTAAAGCATCTTGACAAATATTTTGACAACGGCACTCGCCAGGTGCTGTACGACATCAACGCCACTTTCTACGACGGCAAGGTGAACTTGATAATAGGCCAGTCGGGCTCGGGCAAGACGGTGCTGGTAAAAAACCTGGTGGGCTTGTTCAAGCCCGAGCACGGCGAGATTCTCTACGACGGCCGCGACATCACCAAGATGAGTCGTGCGCAGCTCAAGGAGACACGCAAGGAGATAGGCATGCTCTTTCAGGGCGCAGCCCTGTTTGACAGCGAGACGGTGATCGACAATGTGAAGTTCCCGCTCATGATGTTTTCCAGCATGAGCGAGAAGGAGCAGCTCGAGCGTGCCCAGTTTTGTATCGACAAGGTGAACCTCACTGGCAGCGAGCACAAGTATCCTGCCGAGCTGAGCGGCGGCATGCAGAAGCGCGCTGCCATTGCCCGTGCCATTGCCTTGAATCCAAAATACCTGTTCTGCGACGAGCCCAACTCGGGGCTCGACCCCAAGACCTCGATAGTGATCGACCAGCTGCTGTGGGACATTACCCACGAGTTTGGCATCACGACGATCATCAACACCCACGACATGAACTCGGTGATGGGCATAGGCGAGAACATCGTCTTCATCAATCACGGCCATGTGGGCTGGGTGGGCAACAAGGACCAAATCTACGACCAGGACAACGACGAGCTCAACAACTTTGTGTTTGCCACCGACCTCTTCCGCGATGTGCGCAAGTATCGCCGCGCCCACGGCTATGTGAAGACCAAGGTGGAGTATTGA
- a CDS encoding MlaE family ABC transporter permease: MGLLKMLDKFGDYCMLMWRSMAIPERWKEFFRRYFNEINKLGIDSIPLILLVSLFIGCLCTLLIKLNVSNPLLPRYAVGFTTRQIIVLEFASTILCLILSGKIGSNIASEIGTMRVTEQIDALDIMGVNSANYLVMPKVMALVTIMPILVIIAMFTSLFGGYAICFTGLVDPDTYIYGIQTDFHQFDVWFALIKSVVYGFLISSIAAYYGYTVNGGSVEVGKASTDAVVTTNVLILVFDVIMTDIFLM, translated from the coding sequence ATGGGTTTACTGAAAATGCTCGATAAGTTTGGCGACTACTGCATGCTCATGTGGCGCAGCATGGCCATACCTGAGCGATGGAAGGAGTTCTTTCGCCGCTATTTCAACGAGATCAACAAGCTGGGTATCGACTCGATACCGCTCATCTTGCTGGTGTCGCTTTTCATAGGCTGCTTGTGCACGCTGCTCATCAAGCTCAACGTGAGCAACCCGTTGCTGCCGCGCTATGCGGTGGGCTTCACCACGCGCCAAATTATTGTTCTGGAGTTTGCCTCCACCATATTGTGCTTGATACTCTCGGGCAAGATAGGGTCAAATATTGCCAGCGAGATAGGCACCATGCGCGTGACCGAGCAAATCGACGCTCTCGATATCATGGGAGTGAACTCGGCCAACTACTTGGTCATGCCCAAGGTGATGGCACTGGTCACGATCATGCCCATACTGGTGATTATTGCCATGTTTACCAGCCTCTTTGGCGGCTATGCGATATGCTTCACGGGACTTGTTGACCCAGATACCTATATCTATGGCATTCAGACCGATTTCCATCAGTTTGATGTGTGGTTTGCACTCATCAAGTCGGTTGTATACGGCTTCTTGATTTCGTCGATCGCGGCCTACTACGGCTACACGGTCAATGGCGGTTCGGTCGAGGTGGGCAAGGCCAGTACCGATGCCGTGGTGACCACCAATGTGCTCATTCTCGTCTTCGACGTGATCATGACCGATATTTTCTTAATGTAG